One genomic window of Etheostoma spectabile isolate EspeVRDwgs_2016 chromosome 7, UIUC_Espe_1.0, whole genome shotgun sequence includes the following:
- the LOC116693215 gene encoding zinc-binding protein A33 produces MASAFYSEDLTCPVCLTIFTDPVTLLCGHSFCRGCITAVLSSQPQCPQCRTAVPDVACLPTSHILKSLAEKAKEGVKKKKEHGEEKAESAELCPEHEEKLKLFCVTDQQLACIICRDGDRHEGHKFKPIKEAAAALRLELEKGMENLCGDILTTESLANTQREEITKTKETSQQLTTQIHRQFEQMHQFLRKREDEIKNELKHKEGDAVEKMSKNLNEIETALCESRELERKVKSVVNIEDSEKFLKSWAEGNTTATPEHLFQPRANDLQVVNTSLSLGPYESHLQFFIWKEMLQVIQPRAELLSLKSNNTDITVSDDGRSLFCTLKSTQAPQSFSSAFGSTPQFGQTTGFSFGSTGSLYGSSTGLGRTTSHFVCKPVSDQTTKIMTNHAFSVNEFTSGQHYWEIEVGHRNYWELGIKDHFLKYDKQGYAICSSNTTTKVVFGARPRKIGIYLNCKSNTLSFYDADNMTHAHTVRPSVMATPLSAYFNIRATAPERNPLTVCWY; encoded by the exons ATGGCGTCTGCTTTTTACTCTGAAGATTTGACTTGTCCTGTTTGTCTGACCATCTTCACAGATCCAGTGACACTTCTCTGCGGACACTCTTTCTGCAGAGGATGCATCACAGCGGTTCTGAGCTCACAGCCCCAGTGTCCACAGTGTCGCACAGCTGTTCCAGATGTGGCATGTCTTCCAACCAGCCACATATTGAAAAGCCTCGCTGAAAAGGCCAAAGAAGgagtgaagaaaaagaaagagcatGGGGAAGAGAAAGCAGAG TCAGCTGAGCTGTGCCCTGAGCATGAAGAAAAGCTGAAACTGTTCTGCGTCACAGATCAGCAGTTGGCGTGTATCATATGCCGCGATGGGGACAGGCACGAAGGACACAAGTTTAAACCGATCAAAGAAGCAGCCGCAGCGCTCAGACTGGAGTTGGAGAAGGGTATGGAGAACCTTTGTGGTGATATCCTCACTACAGAGAGCCTAGCAAACACGCAGAGGgaagaaataacaaaaaccaAAGAGACGTCTCAGCAGCTGACCACCCAAATCCACAGACAGTTTGAGCAGATGCACCAGTttctgagaaagagagaagatgaGATAAAGAATGAGCTGAAACACAAAGAGGGAGATGCTGTTGAGAAAATGAGCAAGAACCTGAATGAGATAGAAACAGCTCTGTGTGAGAGCAGAGAGCTGGAGAGAAAAGTGAAATCCGTAGTGAACATTGAAGACTCAGAGAAGTTCTTAAAGAGCTGGGCTGAGGGTAACACCACAGCCACTCCAGAACATTTATTCCAGCCCAGAGCAAATGATCTCCAAGTGGTGaatacctctctctctttggggCCTTATGAAAGCCATCTGCAGTTCTTTATTTGGAAGGAGATGCTTCAGGTAATCCAGCCCCGAGCAGAGCTGCTGTCACTCAAAAGCAACAATACAGACATAACTGTGTCTGATGATGGCCGCAGTTTGTTTTGTACTCTCAAAAGTACCCAGGCTCCACAAAGTTTCTCCTCTGCTTTTGGTTCTACCCCACAATTCGGCCAAACAACAGGCTTTTCATTTGGTTCCACTGGCTCTTTATATGGCTCCAGCACAGGATTAGGACGCACAACAtctcattttgtctgtaaacCAGTTTCAGACCAAACCACCAAAATTATGACAAACCATGCATTTAGTGTCAATGAGTTCACTTCAGGGCAGCATTACTGGGAAATAGAGGTTGGACACAGGAACTATTGGGAACTGGGGATAAAAGATCATTTCCTGAAATATGATAAACAAGGATATGCCATCTGTAGTTCAAATACAACCACAAAGGTCGTATTTGGAGCTAGACCAAGAAAGATTGGGATCTACCTGAACTGCAAATCCAACACGCTCTCCTTCTATGATGCAGACAACATGACCCACGCCCACACCGTGAGACCTAGTGTCATGGCTACGCCGCTGTCGGCATATTTCAACATTAGAGCCACAGCACCAGAGCGTAACCCTCTGACAGTGTGCTGGTACTGA